Proteins from one Bos indicus x Bos taurus breed Angus x Brahman F1 hybrid chromosome 19, Bos_hybrid_MaternalHap_v2.0, whole genome shotgun sequence genomic window:
- the LOC113877436 gene encoding peptidyl-prolyl cis-trans isomerase A-like: MCQGGDFICHKGTDGKSIYGENFDDESFILKHMGPGILSLANIGPNTNDSQFFICAVKTEYLDGKHVVFGKVKEGMNIVEDMEHFGSWNGKISKITIADCGQISLI, from the coding sequence ATGTGCCAGGGTGGTGACTTCATATGCCATAAAGGCACTGATGGCAAGTCCATCTATGGGGAGAATTTTGATGATGAGAGTTTCATCCTGAAGCATATGGGTCCTGGCATCTTGTCCTTGGCAAACATTGGCCCCAACACAAATGATTCCCAGTTTTTCATCTGCGCTGTCAAGACTGAGTACTTGGATGGCAAGCATGTGGTCTTTGGCAAGGTGAAAGAGGGCATGAATATTGTAGAAGACATGGAGCACTTTGGATCCTGGAATGGCAAGATCAGCAAGATCACCATTGCTGACTGTGGACAAATCTCATTAATCTGA